Below is a window of Camelina sativa cultivar DH55 chromosome 11, Cs, whole genome shotgun sequence DNA.
AGAATTGGATTCAATTTGGGGATTCTTTAGTTATaaacgacgttgttttgttgtttataagaCGTCGACGTTTTAGCTAAACGGAAGCCATTAACGGTTTGTTAACCTCGTCTATTAGTTTCTAATGGAGACTTAACCGCGTGCCTAAAACATGGAGGTCAGAGAAAGTTCCCTATTTTTTGGATGAGTCAACCTAAAGTTGGGGATTAAAATGACATCTCCaaagttggggatttttttgtcccaaattTGAAACTAGAGGATTTTTATGGCATTTTTTCCattaatcaatacaataaaaaatgaTGTGTTGCATTCCTGGTGTGACACATGAGCCTCAACATTGAAGCAAAATGGAAAACGATAGCGTTTAATCAATTGAtgctcgatttcttcttcttcgtcgccGTTTAAATGAGATTGAGAGATGCAACCTAATCTCTTCCCATTCAGTTTTGTATAGGGGTGTCAAGTTGggtaaaccaacccaaaccaacccATAACCATAGAGATTTAGTATTAAATGGATAATGAGTCAACTCAACTCATTAAGCAAATGGTTTGGATCAACCCACAAACTCATTTAGCTTAATGGATTAATGGGTTAAATGAGTTGATCCATTTTATATCATAATCAGAAATTTAGTCtttgtgtaattttataaaatcatcaaagcttatgtaattttatacataaactGTTTATCataaacatgatatatgtctCCAATACTGCAATACATGTCAAtacaaaaaactataaattttaaaacaaagtttcaAGTAAGCTAAATGAGCTTCCAAAACACAAGAAAGCAGAGAACTAATAGCCTCCATTGAGATCATTGACGAGTAAGGGATTGGACTCCTCTGGACACCTTGACTGCTGCACATGCTCCACACGCACATGAATCCTCTTCCTTATGATCCTCATAAAAACATCATAAAAACTAATCTGCGGTTTTAGCTagaacaacaacaccaagcTAAAACCCTTAAACCATTAGAGACACCACATCCACTTAAACCACATCTagaacaacaacaccaagcTAAAACCCTTAAACCATTAGAGACAAAGATACTGAAAAGTTGGAGAGAGACACCACATCCACTTAAACCACAGCTagaacaacaacaccaagcTAAAACCCTTAATTGAATCAATCGAATCGAATCAAGCTAAACACGGAATCAAGCTAAACACGGAATCAAGCTAAAACCCTTAATTGAATCAATCATATTGAATCAAGCTAAACACTTAATCGAATCAAGCTAAACACGGAATCAATCGAAtccacaaaagaaacaaatcaaaaaaatatgaagcaTGAGAACATAATTTAAATGGGTTTAAGTGGGAGACAAGATTTAGATCATACCCATGTATCCGAAGTCTGAGTCgatcgaagaagacgaagtggGAGAGAAAGCGAAATCGAAATCGAAAGTATTGATATTTTGATTTGGGGGTGATAcatgaagaataagaaatatCTTCGTAAGAAATGAAAGATGGATTTTgttcagaaagaaaaattggtttaatctggtattcaaaattaatcaaattgtttggttttggtcaACCCATAAACTCATTTTAATCCAATCAATTTCAATCCAATCCATTTCAATCCAATCCACTAAACTCATAAACCAATttaactcattaacccattaaTACTCAAATTATCAACTCAATAAGGTTTTGGATTGCTTTGGTTTGAGTCAATCCATTAATTTTGACCCATTTTGACATCCCTAGTTTTGGGTAATCCATTTCTCTTCAATGGCGGAGATCTAAACGAACTTGGTTATGGTGCTGAATTCAACAGctctagggttttcttctttctccctttcttATTATCTCAAGGCAGTGATGGGATGGATTTGTCTAAGGTTGGTGAAAAATTCCTCGGCTTTGTTAAATCTGTTACTTCGCTTGGTCTCTTaccttctgcttctttctcTCATCATCCTGAGGTAATCTCCGATTCGTAACATCAATGGAGTTTGTTTTTAAGAgaattgaaattattttttaagtgtGGAGATTAAAAAATCCATCTTATTGTAAATTCTAGCATGTGTTGCAGTTGCTGCTGCGGTTGCTCGTCTTGCCACTCTGTAAGCATTCATTTTTAAATCTCCATTTAGCTTTCTCGACAAAGGAACGAAATTGTCATCTCTACTACCTCTTCTCCGACTTGAGAATTGAGAGATGGATGATAAACTCCGATTTGTTAgccttttttcttttagttctcAGTCAATCTCGTCATCCTCAATGCTTGTGTTAAATTTCAATCATCATCTGTCTATTCATTCTCATTTCCTAGATTTTTTTCTGATATGTTTGTGTAGCAATTCTTAGTACAATAGCTTGATCCAGAATATTAGATATGATGCGATTTGTTTAAACATTGTTATGGTATGTTACAATTGAGGTTCTTTAAAGGTTTATGATTAGGGTATATTCAAAAACTGGGTTCCAAGTAGCCTCATTGGTATTGCTTTGGGTCTTTATGTATTATGTTCTAAGATAAATCAAAAACTGGGCTTATCTGTTGACATTAAAAGAGTAACTAACATTTCAAATGCTGGTCCATTGtcatttttcttaattgttaATTGCATATGTGTTTAGCACTTGACTTGTTTTACATGTTGGCCCTATTTCTCTGGCTGTTTTCCCTCCAAAAAATCATGATTTCTTACTTATGCTTATATTTTGTCCTTATACAACATTACCGTGAGAACATGATGATGTGGGTATTTGGCTTATGGCTCTCTTGTGTGGAACTAATGATTTCACTACGAtgagaaagtgttaggtttcaTCAAGGGATATAAACGTGTCTATGACTTTGGTAACTCTATAGTCTTTGGTTAAGGCTTTCACTATGAAGCCGGAAAACAAGtcacaaaccaaaccataagTGTTTAATTAACCAAACCGTAAGTGTTCAATCTGAGTTTAGTCTAGAGCATAGTGTTTAATGTCTGGTAGATATCTCctttggtttaatggtattgaGAAGCAGTAACATGCTTTGCCTTATTGCACATGTGGGGTTCAAGATGTTCTTTGGGGTCACTACATCAGTGACAAGCTAGGACAAAGATGAGACTTGCTGAAGTTTAATTTTGGAGGACTTCCCAATACTTGCCATGGTCTTTACTACTGCAATGTCTTAAGTGGCGTCATTAGAGGAGCTTTGGAAATGGTCAGTCTCCTTTTTgttcccattttttttgttacataaattgcatttttcaaacttcTCATACAAACAGTCTCTCTCGAAACTTAAAAGGAACTTCTCTTACTCCTCAATTACCAAGTGTAGAAGAACATTTTTAGGCTGAGTGCTTATGTTCTTTTATCCGTCTCCACAATGATCAGGTTTTGATGACATGGACGTGTGATGTTCTTCGAGGGGATGATGCTTATGAGTTGCAGGAGAAGCTACTGAAACAAGTCGCAGAGGAGTACAACGACGATGAACAATTTgttcaaaattacaaatttgtgCAAGGAACAAACTGAATGTACAATGGACTACAATAAAACCCAATACTAGCAAACTTTTTCTAAAGACCAAATAATTATTTAGCTTGTGATAAGAGCGTTTAGTGGAGCAGACGAGCAGCCGCTGCTTCTATACCATATACACGATATACTTGTGAGTTGGTATGTatctttttaaataatgttGGCCGACCAAACAagttaaaaatagaaacttcGATTAGTGTGGTTTGAAAAATTTGTGTGTACANCTCctttggtttaatggtattgaGAAGCAGTAACATGCTTTGCCTTATTGCACATGTGGGGTTCAAGATGTTCTTTGGGGTCACTACATCAGTGACAAGCTAGGACAAAGATGAGACTTGCTGAAGTTTAATTTTGGAGGACTTCCCAATACTTGCCATGGTCTTTACTACTGCAATGTCTTAAGTGGCGTCATTAGAGGAGCTTTGGANNNNNNNNNNNNNNNNNNNNNNNNNNNNNNNNNNNNNNNNNNNNNNNNNNNNNNNNNNNNNNNNNNNNNNNNNNNNNNNNNNNNNNNNNNNNNNNNNNNNNNNNNNNNNNNNNNNNNNNNNNNNNNNNNNNNNNNNNNNNNNNNNNNNNNNNNNNNNNNNNNNNNNNNNNNNNNNNNNNNNNNNNNNNNNNNNNNNNNNNNNNNNNNNNNNNNNNNNNNNNNNNNNNNNNNNNNNNNNNNNNNNNNNNNNNNNNNNNNNNNNNNNNNNNNNNNNNNNNNNNNNNNNNNNNNNNNNNNNNNNNNNNNNNNNNNNNNNNNNNNNNNNNNNNNNNNNNNNNNNNNNNNNNNNNNNNNNNNNNNNNNNNNNNNNNNNNNNNNNNNNNNNNNNNNNNNNNNNNNNNNNNNNNNNNNNNNNNNNNNNNNNNNNNNNNNNNNNNNNNNNNNNNNNNNNNNNNNNNNNNNNNNNNNNNNNNNNNNNNNNNNNNNNNNNNNNNNNNNNNNNNNNNNNNNNNNNNNNNNNNNNNNNNNNNNNNNNNNNNNNNNNNNNNNNNNNNNNNNNNNNNNNNNNNNNNNNNNNNNNNNNNNNNNNNNNNNNNNNNNNNNNNNNNNNNNNNNNNNNNNNNNNNNNNNNNNNNNNNNNNNNNNNNNNNNNNNNNNNNNNNNNNNNNNNNNNNNNNNNNNNNNNNNNNNNNNNNNNNNNNNNNNNNNNNNNNNNNNNNNNNNNNNNNNNNNNNNNNNNNNNNNNNNNNNNNNNNNNNNNNNNNNNNNNNNNNNNNNNNNNNNNNNNNNNNNNNNNNNNNNNNNNNNNNNNNNNNNNNNNNNNNNNNNNNNNNNNNNNNNNNNNNNNNNNNNNNNNNNNNNNNNNNNNNNNNNNNNNNNNNNNNNNNNNNNNNNNNNNNNNNNNNNNNNNNNNNNNNNNNNNNNNNNNNNNNNNNNNNNNNNNNNNNNNNNNNNNNNNNNNNNNNNNNNNNNNNNNNNNNNNNNNNNNNNNNNNNNNNNNNNNNNNNNNNNNNNNNNNNNNNNNNNNNNNNNNNNNNNNNNNNNNNNNNNNNNNNNNNNNNNNNNNNNNNNNNNNNNNNNNNNNNNNNNNNNNNNNNNNNNNNNNNNNNNNNNNNNNNNNNNNNNNNNNNNNNNNNNNNNNNNNNNNNNNNNNNNNNNNNNNNNNNNNNNNNNNNNNNNNNNNNNNNNNNNNNNNNNNNNNNNNNNNNNNNNNNNNNNNNNNNNNNNNNNNNNNNNNNNNNNNNNNNNNNNNNNNNNNNNNNNNNNNNNNNNNNNNNNNNNNNNNNNNNNNNNNNNNNNNNNNNNNNNNNNNNNNNNNNNNNNNNNNNNNNNNNNNNNNNNNNNNNNNNNNNNNNNNNNNNNNNNNNNNNNNNNNNNNNNNNNNNNNNNNNNNNNNNNNNNNNNNNNNNNNNNNNNNNNNNNNNNNNNNNNNNNNNNNNNNNNNNNNNNNNNNNNNNNNNNNNNNNNNNNNNNNNNNNNNNNNNNNNNNNNNNNNNNNNNNNNNNNNNNNNNNTATTTAGCTTGTGATAAGAGCGTTTAGTGGAGCAGACGAGCAGCCGCTGCTTCTATACCATATACACGATATACTTGTGAGTTGGTATGTatctttttaaataatgttGGCCGACCAAACAAGTTAAAGATAGAAACTTCGATTAGTGTGGTTTGAAAAATTTGTGTGTACACAATAtggttttaaaaatgtaaatatgtgtctaagcaaaaacaaaattaaacatagTGCATATAGTTAATGagacaatatatgtaaatttagatTAAGCATTCGTTGCATACCGTAACAAATACGTCCCAACTTCAATCTCACTTGAGAGCATACCGTAAACACTGATATTATCTCACGCTcaaaagtatttattatttttcattaattcttCTAATTCTACAGTTTAAGATATGCAAAACATTAGCAAACAATAActaaagagaaatcaaaacatCTTCagacaataatataaatttgctAATGTATCTAAAAgattcaaacaattttaacttaattatgattggaaagataaaataaatatgatatgaaaaactcatccaaaaacaACCCGCGGCATAGCGCTAGTATCAACCTAGTATGTTTTAAAACAGTTAGTACTACGTTTTGATATAGGCTATAGCTTTGCTTTTGTAtagcttttgtttttaatagtgTCTTCTAAATATAACTCTTCCAAAAACAAGTGttgtaaaaacaaataatttttaatctGTAAATCGAATCCTaaaatttctctaaattttttacCGTCTTGTTTTTACATCGGGTAGGTTTAAGTTAGGTTGAATAAAAAACTTGGTTAATAAATGGACATAATATGCGCCgaatttcttgattttgagtCAAATAGAATCACTTGGGATTTTGTTTTGGGTTCACATAAGTATATCGGACGGCACCAAAATCTGTCGCTCGTTACACCAAAACAGTACCAAAATCTATGTTTATGGTGTTTTGCACATATCTTATGTTAGTTCGGGGATATCAGTATATCACCATGCTTTTGTCAATTATTTCTATagttttttaaacataaaaattcTCTGCATACTTGAGTGACCATGCATGATCCATACATTGTCCTCTTGCTCAAAAGCTTAAACGACagcatttttacaaaatataaaatgataagaACCTCTGGTTTGATATCAAGCAATCCCCAATAACATTTTATAGTCTTGCaacaatataacaatttttactttaattaagaTGATTCTAGATTAGAGCACCAGTGAAGAAGATCCGTTCAATGTCGGAATCAACCCTATTGACCGCAGTGGTTCACATGAGTTTAAAGGCTAACCGAAGCCTAGAATATTGGTCTCTTCACAACTCAACCTAAGAAAATACCTTCAGAACTCAGATCAAGGTTATAAACCAAGGCTACCTCTTTTTTCTATCAAATCAGAAAATATATTCCGCCGACTAGGTTTGACGGTGAGAGGTGGCTCACGGCGAGATCAtcatttaatagtatagatatacaAAGGGTCGCATCAAATACCCAAAAAAGTCAAACGTGTGATTCATATGTAATTCTTTTTTgaatcatatgaaaaaaaatataaggtacgacaaattttaaagtaagattttatgaaaaaaaaaaaaaaaaaaaNGGCGGGAGGGGCAAAAGCCAAGGGACGAACCTAAAATTCTGAAAAAATCCTGCCATGATCATGCCATGAGTctttttaaacataaaaattgtCTGCATACGTGAGTGACCATGCCATGATCCATACATTGTCCTCTTGCTCAAAAGCTTAAACGACAACCTCTTGTTTGACATCAAGCAATCCCCAATAACATTTTATAGTCTTGcaacaatataataatttatattttaattaagatgATTCTATATTAGAGCACCGGTGAAGATCCGCTCAATGTCGGAATCAACCCTATTGACCGCAGTGGTTCACATGAGTTTAAAGGCTAACCGAAACCTAGATATTGTTATATTCACACTCAACCTAAGAAAATACCTCAACAACTCACATCAATGATGTAACCCAAGGCTACctctttttttctatcaaatCAGAAAATATATTCCGCCGACTAGGTTTCACGGTGAGAGGTGGCTCACGGCGAGATCATCTTGACGTAATAACTTGAATGAGTAGTTTCAtcatttaatagtatagatatacaAAAGGGTCGCATCAAATACCAAAAAGGTCAAACGTGTGattcatatataattcttttttgaatcatataaaaaaagtcTGAGTTACGACAAAttataaagtaaaattttatgaaaaaaaagagagagagtgtaatGTTAGTGATAGATGGGTATGTGGCATCCAATAACAGAGTGGAGAAATCCATGGTTCAATTCAAAGCAACCATAAGATTAGCTCAAAGAACACCACACttttagattttgtattttgtattttaatttgacaATTACAAGTCGCTCACTTGTTCCTTTCCCTTCAATTTCTCAATCTGTTGTTAGTTCTCACTTCAAAATCTATTACTATTATTCATGCATCATCaacatcgtcatcatcatcatcctttcGATATTCACAAAcgtttcttttggttctttagGTAAAAAGTCTCTTTATCTGCAAATTTACACTTTCTTCTGCATGAGTAAACTAGATAATTAGTCTCccattgaaaaaacaaaacaaaattttcaccGACATAACAACGACTTGTCATCAAAACACTAATCCATCTtctatgtcttcttcttctcttattagGAAAATTCTGATCAATTCCATTTTTACGTTTCAGAAATTGATCTCACATCATATCATGCTCGTTTCgttctctctttcctcctcaaCTCCTCAATctatttcatcttcttcttctcctccaggtactttattttaattttccatttttatgatatattgttttcttcagttAATTATATGTTTCTACGCGTTAATAAAATACgcgtaaataataataaaaaaaaaacttttttacttttctttaaatatatataaacacacagTAGTGTTCGAAGAGGTACAATTGTTGAAACCGACACATCAAAGACTCGATTTTTTTCCCAGCAAGTGAAGATGGTGATCGAATTAGAAAATTCTGGAatcgatgaagaggaagaagaagaagaagagattagtGGATCGCCGAAACTGGTTTTTAAATTCGCGTTTCAGACGGAAACGTTCGAGCGGTTGAGTAGAGAAGGCTACAGATCGTTAAGTGATGATTCCGGTGTGGAGAGGGAGAGCGAGGGTagtgttttgtgttcttcttcttcttcttcttcttctccggtgatTTTTACGGCGGCGGCGAGAATATACGAGCCAGCGTCGGCGAAAAATCtcacttttgttatggaaaaccCAAAGGCGGCGACTTTTAGGGTTGAAGACTGTTTGAAGGAGAAAGCACAAACAGAGGATCACTCTGTTTTTCGCGGCGAGAAGAAAAAACCCTCTGTTTTTGACGGCGAGGAGAGTGTAGAAACAGAAGATTACACTATTTTTCACGGCGAGAAGAGAAAACCCTCTGTTTTGCACGGCGAGGAGAGTAGGAAAACAGAggattgctctgtttcttccgTCGAGGACAGAAAGATCAGATTTTTAACAGAGGATGATTTTTTGGAATCGGATTCTGAGTTTGTTGATTCGAGTCAGACATTCACAAGCAACGACGAAGATGGGTTTTTATCAGATTCAGACTTTCCGGAGGAAGAGCAAAACCGTAAAAAAGACAATTCTGGTTCTgcttcagaggaagaagatgaagatacaGATGGGTTTGAGAGTTTATGGGAGCATCAAGATTTGATAGAGCAACTtaagatggagatgaagaaagTCAAAGCTATCGGTGGGCTTCCGACAATtcgtgaagatgaagaagatgatgattatgaatGTCCTAAGATCATGGAAGGTTTAAAGCCATGGAGgatcgaagaagagaagaagtttaCACACGTTGATACCATTGGTGAAGTTCATAAGTTCCATAGAAGTTACAGAGAACGAATGCGAAAACTCGATATCTTGAGTTTTCAAAAGTCTTATACTCTTGGTTAGTTCTCTCTTAATTCACTcttactttttttaattagttttggtCAAATAACTTAGCctagattgtttttttaattttcaaccATAGCAAATTTTTTAATCTTGTAGTGTTTTATAAGTTAGAGAAAACAAAGGTCCCACGAAATCTACACATAATAAAGTTTacagaatttgatttttttttccttctaattaGCGTTTTTGAAGTGAACATTACACCAAACCTAGAAGCTGACCATTAGTATTTAATTGTCTTTATGAGTTTCTTactagttttgttttgtagtaaaTGTTTTCTTGGATGATGtgtgtttagatttttaaattagttcATGAAGAATAATGGAATAAATTTGTTAGGGACTGACGAATAAAATCATCTAATGTCAGAGAAGAAATTAGAAAGTTTTtagtcattttttatttgttcacacTCATTTTATTTATCACACCATATACAGTACAGAATTTGGTTTGAGACTAGTGCGTCATACTCGaatatcaaagttttttttgttttctctgtcttTTTAAGACAATGCACACACATGCATATCTTTACTGGCACCAAATGTGTTTAGTTTTTTGAGGTTAGCTTTCAATGTTagcttttatgtttcttctttattgcattgctctcttagaccatcattagtggagtaacccaCTATAGTTACtctcacattaattaattatataaataatcataaattaagtaaagCAATCCTAAaagaacttaagcaaaatcaccCTATTACTAGAGAACCCAAAGAAGGTTACTCaagcatttaaataataattttttaatttgtgtttattaattatcaaactttaattatctaaaatgataaaacaattatttaaatttttcatattatataaattagaaaacaatattttacaaaccttagaatattaaacatattttacaaaattcggaatagtaaacatatttaataaaattcaaaatattaaacatattaaacagaatttggaataagatttattgtgcggttgcaccaaatttttgccagatatgctTACAAAGCTTCTGTGATGCATTTCTCCTTATCCCCAAGCATCTTGGAATTGTTTTGAAGAACCAGAACATGAAACTTTAAAACCAGAACCTGCATTTTAAGAACCAAAACCAGAACCTGCATTTTAAACCATAACCTGCagtttttgaaaaatcagaACATGCAAATGATCCATTTAGTCACACTAAAACAGACTATTTTGTTTATACAATGCCAACAATTTCTACATACAAACCATCTTAACAACGACAACACTATGAGTAGCGTAAATCGTTGCCGCACCAAAAGCACTAGGAATAACACAGGTtccaccaagaacagaagggACAAGGGAATCAAGGACACGCTGACAACAGGAAAAGAAAGCAATCATCAACACACATCTTCAATTGACTATCAGGGTTGTAAAACCTAAACTCAGAGAAAAAGAATTTGCTGAAACAATGATAGCCGAATAGAAAATGATCCAATCGAGATTATAACTTAGCAAAGTATCTAAACAACATCACAAAACCAAGTCTATCTGCAAACGAACAGACAAGCTATAGTCACCAAGCAGAAGTCTAtcaactcaaaaaaaatatatatataaaacacatcAGCAAATGACAGAGGAGCTTTTGCAGCTGAAACCTCTGTTTTCTCCTTCTCGAGCTGAAACCTTTGTTCTTCTGTAAAAATcacaaacataatttatataaccAATAAAGCACTAGCTACACCCGAAAACAATGCTTTGTGGATTGAAACCATATTGGTTGACAGAAACATCAGTCTTGTGTTTATGATCCTGTCATTGAAATAAATTGGAGACAACATTTAAGAGTAGTGGGAAGATTCATATTCAGCTACTTCCaaatacataaacaaattaTCAACGTTATTTCCCTTGGGATGGACAATTAAACGCCTGCAtgaaacatgtaaaaaaaataaaaaggatcaGCAACACACATGCGAAGGATACAAACACCCAAATCTACTACATACACGAAAACACATGAGTTTGGGAAGATGAGAAATTTTTAATCGCCAAGTGATCTTCTTAGCAAGTTGAAtttcaaacaagaagaagaagaagaatggaaaagagaggagaaagaagggAGATGAGAGAGTACCAAATTGACTCTCTCGTGTTTACTTTGCTCCATCTCTCTCTGATTCCGTCCGATTTGCTTCTCCGGCGCGGCGAAGACAACAAAGGGAAGACTTCTCCGGCGCGGCGTAATCCGAAACGGAACTGGAGTTGAGGGAATTAATCGGATTCGCCTTCANNNNNNNNNNNNNNNNNNNNNNggttttttttttttttttttttaacttatcaACCTACCACAACACGCCACGTACCGTTGCTAATATGTTGCTCTACGTTGCTCAAGTTCCTTCCCCCGGTAACGTTTCTCCACTTAGTGGACCCaatattgagtttttaatttattttttggttccaaaaataaaagcaaCACTGAGAGAATTCCCCAGTAATCATGCTCTTATGGCACTCCTTTACCTAATTTTTCCCACTCTACCACTAACTTAGTTTGCTAGTGCCAACCTACCTTTCTTATATGAACTTACtcccaaattattatttttattgtcattattttaattaaaattttaaaataacaaatgaataataatatagatcAAGGTAATCATTTGTTTGATTAAGTTTGTGCGCTTATCTTTTAGTTTACAATTTTCTTGAGTTGTTATCTAAACTAACATTCTTTTGTGTATTGTCTTGGTCATTGTTCTTGAAGGGCTACTTCAATCAAATATCCCTCAACAAGCAACCTCGGCCGTTGGATCCTCTCCTTCCCAGTCGTCGTTTTCATCGGTTTTCTCAGTTAATATTCGGTTATGGAAACCGAAGAAATCAGAAACTGAACCAATGGTTCAATTCATAAAAGAGATTCAGGGGGAATTAGAGAACGTATACGTTGGTCACATGTGTTTGTCATGGGAAATAC
It encodes the following:
- the LOC104724329 gene encoding uncharacterized protein LOC104724329, whose translation is MVIELENSGIDEEEEEEEEISGSPKLVFKFAFQTETFERLSREGYRSLSDDSGVERESEGSVLCSSSSSSSSPVIFTAAARIYEPASAKNLTFVMENPKAATFRVEDCLKEKAQTEDHSVFRGEKKKPSVFDGEESVETEDYTIFHGEKRKPSVLHGEESRKTEDCSVSSVEDRKIRFLTEDDFLESDSEFVDSSQTFTSNDEDGFLSDSDFPEEEQNRKKDNSGSASEEEDEDTDGFESLWEHQDLIEQLKMEMKKVKAIGGLPTIREDEEDDDYECPKIMEGLKPWRIEEEKKFTHVDTIGEVHKFHRSYRERMRKLDILSFQKSYTLGLLQSNIPQQATSAVGSSPSQSSFSSVFSVNIRLWKPKKSETEPMVQFIKEIQGELENVYVGHMCLSWEILHWQYEKAIELLESDVYGSRRYNEVAGEFQQFQVLLQRFLENEPFEEPRVQHYIKRRCVLRNLLQVPVIREDGNKDKKNGRRRDYEENEDGAIKSDQLVEIMEETIRLFWRYVRCDKLSSSIHDQKSRTKSQIEPDHEEDSEDLEMFAEVTSQLQNKEKRLKDVLKSERCIIRRFQKHKEEDTAEDHVLYFFSQVDMKLVTRVLNMSKLTRDHLVWCRNKLTKINFVNRRLHLDPSFCLFPC